The genome window GAATCGTTACAAAAAATGACTAATTAATATCGATTTGAGAATACGATGGCGCACCGATTCGTTCGTCCGTTTTCCCGACACTTCCGCGATCCACGCCCCGCGCCATACGAGAAAGCGGCATGCACGCGAATCGCCATGCGCGCCGCCCCGATCGCCGCGGGCCGGCTCGACCGCCGTTTGCCACTGAATCGTCTTTCAACCGGAGCTCACCCATGCCAACGAATACGCCCGTCAACAGCGGCGCGAACGCGAACAGCCTGATGCAACAGGCGGCGCAATCGATCATCAACGGCTCGACCGGCAATCCGGCGATGGACGTCGGCTCGCTCGTCAAGACGCTCGTGAACGCGAAAACGGCCGGGCGGGCCGCGGCGCTCGCCGCTTCGCAAATGAACGGCAACACGCGGATCTCCGCATTCGGCGCGTTGTCGTCGGCGCTCGGCGCGCTGGAGGCGGGCCTGACGCCGCTGAAGAATGGCGCACTGCAGTCGACGTTCAACGCCGTCGCGAGCGGCAAGGGCCTGACGGCGACAGCCGGCGCGGGCGCGGTCGCCGGCACCTACACGGTCGGCGTCACACAGATCGCGACCGCGCAGGCGCTGTCGTCCGCCGGCTTGAACGGCAGCAAGGCGCTCGGCACCGGCACGCTGACGCTGTCGCTCGGCAACCAGTCGTTCAAGGTCGAAATCGGCAGCGCCAACAACACGCTGGCGGGCGTCGCGGCGGCAATCAACGGCGCGTCGGGCAACCCGGGGATCAGTGCGACGGTCATCAACGGCACGGATGGCGCGCACCTCGTGCTCGCGTCGTCGAAAACGGGCGCGGCGAATGCGATCAGCGTCGCGGTCGGCAACGTGTCCAACGACGGCGGCCTGTCGAATCTCGGCGTCACGTCGACGGTCGCCCCGTCCGGCGGCGCGTCGACGATCGATTCGGCGAACGGCGCGGCCGCCTGGCGGCAGAGCGCCGTCGCACAGGATGCGAAGTTCACGCTCAACGGGATCGCATCGACCAGCGCGAGCAACGCCGTGTCGGGCGTGCTGACCGGCATCACGCTGAACCTGTCGGCGGCCGCGGTCGGCGCGACCGATACGCAGACGCTGACGATCAGCACCGACACGAAGTCGCAGGCCGCGACGATCACGCATTTCGTGAGTCTGTACAACACGGTCGTCAAGACGATGGGCGCGCTGTCGAGCTACACGGCAGGCGCAAGCTCGCAGGGCGCGCTGATCGGCGATTCGACGCTGAACACGATCCGCAACGCGCTGGCGTCGATCGTCGCGCGCGGGGTGGACAGCGGCGGCGTCGCCGAGAAGGGCAACGGACACGCGAACCTGTTGTCGATCGGCATCAAGCTCGAGCGAGACGGCACGCTGAACGTCGACGGCGCGAAGCTCGACAGCGCGCTGTCCGCCAACCCGTCCGGGGTCGCGCGCCTGTTCAATCCGGAGAACGGGATCGGCACGCGCCTGGCCGAGCAGGTCACGCAGTTCACGAAGAAGAACGGGATGATCGACGTGCGCACGACCGCACTGAGCGCCGATCTGAAACGTGTTGCGCAACAGCAGTCGGATCTGTCCGACTATGCCGCACAACTGACCAGGCAGTATCAGGCGCAATTCACCGCGCTCAACACGCTGATGACCCGGATGAACACCCACTCGCAATACCTGACGCGATTGTTTGGCGGTGCGAACAGTAGCGGCACGCTGTCCAGGAAGTGAGCGGGTCGCGCGGTGTGCGCGGCCCGGCGACATCGTTCACGCCCGGCAGCGCGCCAGCGCCCGCCGGCTTCGCCTCGTCGCGGCCGGCAACCGGGCCGCAGTCGTCCTTGAAACAGGCACGCGTCAGCCGAGACCTTCGATGCGGTCGGCGAACCAATCGATTGCACGCGATACCCGACGCCCGAAATAGCCGGCGCGTTCGTGCTCGTACGCGCGCAGCAGCGACGTGCATTCGCGCTCGGCCCAGCGCCACACCGGGCCCTGCTTGGCGAATACCGGATGGTCGTGCAATTCGGCAGGTACCGTGTGCTCGTCTTCCCAGCCCCAGAAATAAGCTTGGTAGGCACGCGCGAACGGCATGCCCAGCTGGTTCGCAACGGCCTCGTCGTGGCGCGTCGTGAAGTCGACGATCTCCTTGCGCGTGCGCCCGCCCACGTCGTCGTGGCGCGCTTCGACCCAACAGTGATACCGCGCGAGTTGCGACAGATGCCGCGCGGTGCGGCGCCGCGCGCGCGTCGTGCACAGCGCATACAGGTTGCCGCCGCCGAAGTCCATCACCTCGCCGCCCGCGAACGGCCGATAAGGCTTGCCGGTCAGCAGCGTCAGCACCTGCGCGCCGACGATCGCATAGTCGGCGCAGCGCATGTAGCCGCTGCGCGTCGTCGCCTCCGACACGCTCCGATGGACGACCTCGTCGATCACGGCGCGCAGCATGGCATCAACCGGCGCCGCCAGGATCGGCGGCTGGCTTGTCGTCGTCACGTGTTGCATGGGCGAATGCGGCTTCCGCGGTTCGTCGGTAAAAATCACTCCGCGGCATGGTATTACGGACCGCTATGACGGACGGCCGCGAAATTGCGCAGATTTGTGCGCTTTTCTCGCCGTGTGAGAAAACATGTCGACGGTCCGCCAGACATCGTCGATGCGACGCGCGGCAGGATGGCCGGACGCGCGTCGACACCGCGCTCGCGGATCGCGGGCGGTTCGAGTTCGTGACGTCGTGAATGCCGCCGAATGACGGCCGGACAGCGCGGCGGCACGTGTTGCCGCCATCGACGGGATCGGGCGTCGCGACGATTTCGCCGCAATCGCATGCATCGCGCAACGCGGATCGTTTCAGCAGAAGCCGGCGTGCCGGCCGCACGCACGGCACGGCACGGCACGGCACGGCACGGCACGCGATGCGATCACGCGCCGCGCTGCCGGCGCGGCGCGCGTCCTCCGTCACGACGCAGCGATCCGCCGGCGGAAATGTTCGGTGCCCGCCACGATCTTGTCGAGCACCGCGTCGAGCGCCCAGAATCGTTCGCGCACGTCGTAGTCGATCGCACGGCATTTGATCGATCCGAATGTGCCGATCCGCTGGTGATAGAGCTTCGCGAGCGCCGGGTAGCCCAGCGCCTCCGATACCGCCGAGACGACCAGGAACGTCGACAGTTCGTCGGCGAGCGCCGGATTCGACTCGCCCCGCGTACGCAGCCACCGATAGAGATCGGGATGGAAGTTCGTGAACACGCCGTTGAAACCGGCGGACCCGGCCTTCATCGCGTCCCACGCAATCGCGGCGTTCGCGTTCAGGATCTTCAGCGGCGACCCCGCGGCAAGCGCGACGCG of Burkholderia sp. NRF60-BP8 contains these proteins:
- the fliD gene encoding flagellar filament capping protein FliD; translated protein: MPTNTPVNSGANANSLMQQAAQSIINGSTGNPAMDVGSLVKTLVNAKTAGRAAALAASQMNGNTRISAFGALSSALGALEAGLTPLKNGALQSTFNAVASGKGLTATAGAGAVAGTYTVGVTQIATAQALSSAGLNGSKALGTGTLTLSLGNQSFKVEIGSANNTLAGVAAAINGASGNPGISATVINGTDGAHLVLASSKTGAANAISVAVGNVSNDGGLSNLGVTSTVAPSGGASTIDSANGAAAWRQSAVAQDAKFTLNGIASTSASNAVSGVLTGITLNLSAAAVGATDTQTLTISTDTKSQAATITHFVSLYNTVVKTMGALSSYTAGASSQGALIGDSTLNTIRNALASIVARGVDSGGVAEKGNGHANLLSIGIKLERDGTLNVDGAKLDSALSANPSGVARLFNPENGIGTRLAEQVTQFTKKNGMIDVRTTALSADLKRVAQQQSDLSDYAAQLTRQYQAQFTALNTLMTRMNTHSQYLTRLFGGANSSGTLSRK